GTCCGGGGAGGGATCGAGGGCGTTCCCAAGGGACATTGGGAGGCCGCTCGGGTCCTCGGCCTTTCCTACGGGCAGACCATGCGGTGCATCATTCTGCCTCAGGCGGTGCGGAACATGCTCCCCGCCTTCGGAAATGAGTTCGTCACTCTCATCAAGGAATCCTCCCTGCTCTCAACCCTGGCTATTACGGAGCTGACCATGGTGGGACAGCAGGTCCGGAGCGTGACCTACGCCTCCTTCGAAACCTTTCTGCTAGTGGGGGGCATCTATCTCCTGCTCACGAGCGTCGCCGGAGGAGCGCTGCAGCTCCTGGAAAAGCGATGGCAGGTGCGGTGAATTGAGTTGGACTGAAAAGGCGCCTGCCTCCGGGGACGGGTCCTCTTCGGGTTGCCGGAAGGGTGCATGGAAGAGCGGACGGGGAAGCGTTCCGTGAAGAAAGGGCACAATCTGGTTTTTCGAGCGGACGCCGTCGGCGGAACGGTTCTTCAATGCGGCTTAAAATTCCCGGATCCGCTGGATTTTCTTGAACAGGGGCACATGGATGCGGATTTCGCGAGAAATTTTTTCAAACGCTCGCCTCTCGGACGGTTTTGAAACAACATGTGTTCTTCTTTTCCGTCGCTCCCCTGCGGGAGGGAGTGTTTGTGGCTCATCACGGTTTTGAAACGACACGCGCTCTTCCTCCCTCGTCACACGGGAGGCCTTTTTCCGAAT
Above is a genomic segment from Aminiphilus circumscriptus DSM 16581 containing:
- a CDS encoding amino acid ABC transporter permease, which gives rise to MTLDFSVLVPYGHMFVQGLLVTVKASLLGLSMGVVIGVLVGALRVVPILPLRALAATYIYVIRGTPLLIQLFLIYFGLPSLGVNLPAFVAGIIGIGINSGGYVGEIVRGGIEGVPKGHWEAARVLGLSYGQTMRCIILPQAVRNMLPAFGNEFVTLIKESSLLSTLAITELTMVGQQVRSVTYASFETFLLVGGIYLLLTSVAGGALQLLEKRWQVR